Below is a genomic region from Balaenoptera acutorostrata chromosome 9, mBalAcu1.1, whole genome shotgun sequence.
ATGCCTTTCTCCTCCTGGACATCAGAAGGAACACCTGGATATTCTGGGAGAAGTTTGTATTTTTCCAAATCAATTTCTGGAAAAAATGTGTCACTTTCAAATCCCTGCATGATCCTTGTCACAAATAGTCTAAGATGGCCTGGCCTGCTCATGGCTTCCGTATAAACAGAACTGCCTCCCACTATCCAAACCATGTCCACTTTATTTGTTAATTCTGGTTGCTCAATAAGTTTTAAGGCATCATCCAGACTTGTGGCAAGAAAATGAGCTCCCTGTGGAGGTTCCTTGAGTTCTCTACTGAGAACTATATTAATTCTGTCCTTTAAAGTTTGATTCTTCTCTGGAACGGAGAACCAGGTTTTCCTGCCCATGATCACCAAATTCTGTTTACCTTCTACTGAAGAGGTTGTAGTCATTCTTTGGAAATACCTGTATTCTCTCCTGAGCCGGGGCCAGGGTAGGTCCCCGTTCTTGCCTATGCCCGTGTTCTGGGACACAGCATCAATGCAGTTTAGCGGACGAACCACGACAGCAGCAGAAAACACTTCCGAGCTAGCACGTCACACCAACACGGGGATCACCCACCAGCTTGgcgtgaaattttttcttcttccagcttTTGAGGAGAGTCTTTAATGATCAGTAAATAAACTGAAGTAGTTGAGATGGATCCATTAGTTCATTGGTGGGGAACCAGGGGGCCTGGAACCCTTCTCAGGCTCCCCTGTGGACAGCTTCCCGCTGTGCTCCTAGCAATCCAACCTCACGGCTGCTTGGTGTTTCCGCGGTTGGAGCTGGGGCCTCCTGGGGCCTTCTGAGAGCTGAGCGTGAGGCTTCTGTGGCTCAGGCCTGTGTCTCTTCCTGTCTTGAAAGTGGATTTTCCTGCAGGAGGATGTGAGCATTAAGAATGTGTCAGGACAGCTCTCTGGAGGGGTGGCCAGACCAAGAGACGGCTACTTGCTTCCTCCTCAGGTTTAGCTCCAACTCTGGGCCTACATGGCAAGTTCCAGGAGGCCATGGTCTGAGCATCTCTCTCGGGGAGCTTTGTCCCCAGGACGAAAGTGAAGGGAGAAGAAGAGTAAGGCTCCA
It encodes:
- the LOC103002085 gene encoding dihydrofolate reductase-like, translated to MVSADLRGNPHFRDVCLRKAAHPFRKSVNGDNVHGLTGCLGGLKLTPYGKGKSTFKTGRDTGLSHRSLTLSSQKAPGGPSSNRGNTKQPSEVFSAAVVVRPLNCIDAVSQNTGIGKNGDLPWPRLRREYRYFQRMTTTSSVEGKQNLVIMGRKTWFSVPEKNQTLKDRINIVLSRELKEPPQGAHFLATSLDDALKLIEQPELTNKVDMVWIVGGSSVYTEAMSRPGHLRLFVTRIMQGFESDTFFPEIDLEKYKLLPEYPGVPSDVQEEKGIKYKFEVYEKNN